Proteins co-encoded in one Prunus persica cultivar Lovell chromosome G6, Prunus_persica_NCBIv2, whole genome shotgun sequence genomic window:
- the LOC18774096 gene encoding uncharacterized protein LOC18774096 isoform X2: MSFQNKGFWMPKGAGLVNDGDATYGNPSRIEPKRPHQWFVDAAEPELFPNKKQAVHIPNSKLGSGMSNENVSSWENASSFQSVPHQFIDRLFGSDTASSVNFAERNISPVGSDNWNIRKGIDDQFGEDSPVSLSVSHAMEDPETCLNYAGIRKVKVNQVRDSDNGMHASREHGSNRGSNSNLSSSQAFDRVNETAFLSVGQAYDKEHGSVTLIGHPYNHGDAHVRPIDTNYGKGDENAISVGDNCSKGNANMISFGGFPDEQDIIPIGRPVGNYDQLYHPDSVQTLETSYEKDLDASNASAVDNTASLAKPRLESVSKNKPEIKPSRKPAPNSFPSNVRSLISTGMLDGVPVKYVSLAREELRGIIKGVGYLCGCQSCNYAKVLNAYEFERHAGCKTKHPNNHIYFENGKTIYQIVQELRSTPESLLFDTLQTVFGAPINQKSFHSWKESFQAATRELQRIYGKEELNL, translated from the exons ATG TCTTTCCAGAACAAGGGATTTTGGATGCCCAAGGGTGCTGGACTTGTTAATGATGGAGATGCAACTTACGGCAACCCTTCAAGAATTGAGCCAAAGCGGCCTCATCAATGGTTTGTAGATGCTGCTGAACCAGAGCTGTTCCCGAACAAGAAGCAAGCAGTACATATTCCAAACAGCAAATTGGGCTCCGGAATGTCAAATGAAAATGTCTCTTCTTGGGAGAACGCTTCTAGCTTCCAGTCAGTTCCACACCAATTCATTGACCGGTTATTTGGATCTGATACAGCAAGCTCTGTCAACTTTGCCGAGAGGAACATATCTCCTGTCGGATCAGATAATTGGAATATAAGAAAGGGTATCGATGACCAGTTTGGAGAAGATTCGCCTGTTAGTTTGTCAGTATCTCATGCCATGGAAGATCCTGAAACATGTCTTAACTATGCTGGAATTAGAAAAGTTAAAGTCAATCAGGTCAGGGACAGTGACAATGGTATGCATGCTTCACGGGAACATGGTTCTAATAGGGGAAGTAACAGTAACCTGTCCTCAAGTCAGGCATTTGATAGGGTAAATGAAACTGCTTTTTTATCAGTGGGGCAGGCCTATGATAAGGAGCATGGCAGTGTCACACTAATAGGACATCCCTACAACCACGGGGATGCCCATGTCAGACCAATAGATACCAACTATGGCAAGGGAGATGAAAATGCAATATCAGTTGGTGACAATTGCAGTAAAGGGAATGCTAATATGATATCTTTTGGTGGGTTTCCTGACGAACAAGATATTATCCCCATAGGCAGGCCTGTTGGCAACTATGATCAATTGTACCATCCAGATTCAGTTCAAACATTGGAAACTTCATACGAGAAGGACTTGGATGCATCAAATGCCAGTGCGGTTGATAATACTGCTTCTTTAGCTAAACCAAGACTGGAATCAGTTTCTAAGAATAAACCTGAGATCAAACCGTCAAGGAAACCAGCTCCAAACAGCTTTCCCTCAAATGTTAGAAGCTTGATTTCAACTGGCATGCTTGACGGGGTTCCTGTAAAATATGTTTCCTTGGCACGTGAG GAGCTTCGCGGAATTATAAAAGGTGTTGGCTACCTATGTGGGTGTCAATCATGTAATTATGCTAAG GTTCTAAATGCATATGAGTTTGAGCGCCATGCTGgttgcaaaacaaaacatccaaacaatCACATATACTTTGAGAACGGGAAGACCATCTATCAGATAGTGCAAGAATTAAGGAGCACCCCTGAGAGCTTGTTATTTGATACACTTCAAACTGTTTTTGGTGCTCCGATCAATCAGAAATCTTTTCACAGCTGGAAAG AATCATTTCAAGCAGCAACTCGTGAACTTCAGCGTATTTATGGAAAGGAGGAACTGAACTTGTAG
- the LOC18774381 gene encoding ras-related protein RABE1c: MAAPPARARADYDYLIKLLLIGDSGVGKSCLLLRFSDGSFTTSFITTIGIDFKIRTIELDGKRIKLQIWDTAGQERFRTITTAYYRGAMGILLVYDVTDESSFNNIRNWIRNIEQHASDNVNKILVGNKADMDESKRAVPTSKGQALADEYGIKFFETSAKTNLNVEQVFFSIARDIKQRLADTDTRAEPTTIKINQPDQGAGAGQAAQRSACCGS; encoded by the exons ATGGCTGCTCCACCGGCAAGGGCTAGAGCCGATTACGATTACCTCATAAAGCTTCTATTGATCGGCGACAGCG gTGTTGGTAAGAGTTGCCTTCTTTTGCGCTTCTCAGATGGTTCCTTCACAACTAGTTTCATCACAACCATTGG CATTGATTTCAAGATAAGGACTATTGAGCTTGATGGAAAACGAATTAAGCTCCAAATTTGGGATACAGCTGGTCAGGAGCGGTTCCGTACAATCACCACTG CTTACTATCGTGGAGCCATGGGCATTTTGCTGGTCTATGATGTTACCGATGAATCATCTTTCAATA ACATAAGGAATTGGATTCGCAACATTGAACAGCATGCATCAGACAACGTTAACAAAATACTCGTAGGGAACAAGGCTGACATGGACGAAAGCAAACGG GCTGTGCCTACGTCCAAGGGCCAAGCACTTGCTGACGAATATGGCATCAAGTTCTTTGAAACT AGTGCAAAGACGAATCTAAATGTGGAGcaagttttcttttcaatagCAAGAGACATAAAGCAACGGCTTGCAGACACCGACACTAGGGCTGAG CCTACCACGATCAAGATCAACCAACCAGATCAGGGAGCTGGGGCTGGTCAAGCTGCACAAAGATCAGCTTGCTGTGGTTCTTAA
- the LOC18773021 gene encoding 40S ribosomal protein S15a-1, which translates to MVRVSVLNDALKSMYNAEKRGKRQVMIRPSSKVIIKFLLVMQKHGYIGEFEYVDDHRAGKIVVELNGRLNKCGVISPRFDVGVKEIEGWTARLLPSRQFGYIVLTTSAGIMDHEEARRKNVGGKVLGFFY; encoded by the exons ATGGTGCGCGTCAGCGTTTTGAACGACGCTCTGAAGAGCATGTACAACGCCGAGAAGAGGGGGAAGCGACAAGTCATGATCAGGCCATCATCGAAGGTCATCATCAAGTTCCTTTTGGTTATGCAAAAGCACG GTTATATTGGCGAGTTTGAGTATGTTGATGACCACAGAGCTGGAAAGATTGTGGTTGAACTCAATGGGAGGCTGAACAAGTGTGGTGTTATCAGTCCTCGATTCGATGTCGGTGTTAAGGAGATCGAAGGCTGGACTGCTAGGCTTCTGCCTTCTAGACAG TTTGGATACATTGTGCTGACAACATCTGCTGGTATCATGGATCATGAAGAAGCTAGGAGAAAGAATGTTGGTGGCAAAGTCCTTGGTTTCTTTTATTGA
- the LOC18775262 gene encoding probable histone H2B.1, with protein sequence MAPKAEKKPAEKKPAEEKKSTVAEKAPAEKKPKAGKKLPKEAGAAAGDKKKKRSKKSVETYKIYIFKVLKQVHPDIGISSKAMGIMNSFINDIFEKLAQESSRLARYNKKPTITSREIQTAVRLVLPGELAKHAVSEGTKAVTKFTSS encoded by the coding sequence ATGGCGCCGAAAGCTGAGAAGAAGCCCGCCGAGAAGAAGCCAGCGGAGGAGAAGAAGTCGACTGTGGCTGAGAAAGCCCCGGCCGAGAAGAAGCCCAAGGCCGGCAAGAAGCTCCCCAAGGAGGCCGGAGCCGCCGCCGgagataagaagaagaagagatcgAAGAAGAGCGTAGAGACCTACAAGATCTATATCTTCAAGGTGCTGAAGCAGGTTCACCCTGATATTGGGATCTCCAGCAAGGCCATGGGCATCATGAACAGCTTCATCAACGACATCTTTGAGAAGCTCGCCCAGGAGTCTTCCAGGCTTGCAAGGTACAACAAGAAGCCGACCATTACTTCTCGGGAGATCCAGACTGCTGTGAGGCTTGTGCTTCCTGGTGAGCTCGCTAAGCACGCGGTGTCTGAAGGGACTAAGGCGGTGACCAAGTTTACAAGTTCTTGA
- the LOC18774096 gene encoding uncharacterized protein LOC18774096 isoform X1, with product MFKYIMDKVFKDFPSVCYWQSFQNKGFWMPKGAGLVNDGDATYGNPSRIEPKRPHQWFVDAAEPELFPNKKQAVHIPNSKLGSGMSNENVSSWENASSFQSVPHQFIDRLFGSDTASSVNFAERNISPVGSDNWNIRKGIDDQFGEDSPVSLSVSHAMEDPETCLNYAGIRKVKVNQVRDSDNGMHASREHGSNRGSNSNLSSSQAFDRVNETAFLSVGQAYDKEHGSVTLIGHPYNHGDAHVRPIDTNYGKGDENAISVGDNCSKGNANMISFGGFPDEQDIIPIGRPVGNYDQLYHPDSVQTLETSYEKDLDASNASAVDNTASLAKPRLESVSKNKPEIKPSRKPAPNSFPSNVRSLISTGMLDGVPVKYVSLAREELRGIIKGVGYLCGCQSCNYAKVLNAYEFERHAGCKTKHPNNHIYFENGKTIYQIVQELRSTPESLLFDTLQTVFGAPINQKSFHSWKESFQAATRELQRIYGKEELNL from the exons atgtttaaatatattatggATAAGGTTTTCAAGGATTTTCCGAGTGTTTGTTACTGGCAGTCTTTCCAGAACAAGGGATTTTGGATGCCCAAGGGTGCTGGACTTGTTAATGATGGAGATGCAACTTACGGCAACCCTTCAAGAATTGAGCCAAAGCGGCCTCATCAATGGTTTGTAGATGCTGCTGAACCAGAGCTGTTCCCGAACAAGAAGCAAGCAGTACATATTCCAAACAGCAAATTGGGCTCCGGAATGTCAAATGAAAATGTCTCTTCTTGGGAGAACGCTTCTAGCTTCCAGTCAGTTCCACACCAATTCATTGACCGGTTATTTGGATCTGATACAGCAAGCTCTGTCAACTTTGCCGAGAGGAACATATCTCCTGTCGGATCAGATAATTGGAATATAAGAAAGGGTATCGATGACCAGTTTGGAGAAGATTCGCCTGTTAGTTTGTCAGTATCTCATGCCATGGAAGATCCTGAAACATGTCTTAACTATGCTGGAATTAGAAAAGTTAAAGTCAATCAGGTCAGGGACAGTGACAATGGTATGCATGCTTCACGGGAACATGGTTCTAATAGGGGAAGTAACAGTAACCTGTCCTCAAGTCAGGCATTTGATAGGGTAAATGAAACTGCTTTTTTATCAGTGGGGCAGGCCTATGATAAGGAGCATGGCAGTGTCACACTAATAGGACATCCCTACAACCACGGGGATGCCCATGTCAGACCAATAGATACCAACTATGGCAAGGGAGATGAAAATGCAATATCAGTTGGTGACAATTGCAGTAAAGGGAATGCTAATATGATATCTTTTGGTGGGTTTCCTGACGAACAAGATATTATCCCCATAGGCAGGCCTGTTGGCAACTATGATCAATTGTACCATCCAGATTCAGTTCAAACATTGGAAACTTCATACGAGAAGGACTTGGATGCATCAAATGCCAGTGCGGTTGATAATACTGCTTCTTTAGCTAAACCAAGACTGGAATCAGTTTCTAAGAATAAACCTGAGATCAAACCGTCAAGGAAACCAGCTCCAAACAGCTTTCCCTCAAATGTTAGAAGCTTGATTTCAACTGGCATGCTTGACGGGGTTCCTGTAAAATATGTTTCCTTGGCACGTGAG GAGCTTCGCGGAATTATAAAAGGTGTTGGCTACCTATGTGGGTGTCAATCATGTAATTATGCTAAG GTTCTAAATGCATATGAGTTTGAGCGCCATGCTGgttgcaaaacaaaacatccaaacaatCACATATACTTTGAGAACGGGAAGACCATCTATCAGATAGTGCAAGAATTAAGGAGCACCCCTGAGAGCTTGTTATTTGATACACTTCAAACTGTTTTTGGTGCTCCGATCAATCAGAAATCTTTTCACAGCTGGAAAG AATCATTTCAAGCAGCAACTCGTGAACTTCAGCGTATTTATGGAAAGGAGGAACTGAACTTGTAG
- the LOC18772143 gene encoding zinc finger protein ZAT12, with the protein MKRGREDQDDQTLDLVNCLMLLSKIDQPDSSPTKAEDLKRGRVFTCKTCNREFPSFQALGGHRASHKKPKLMPGGAVDLLQLAQSPGSPAKPKTHECHVCGLEFAVGQALGGHMRRHREEIQGNAVQARSSPAMPVLKKSNSSKRVSSFNLDLNLDLRLGLPGHHSQYDLATKLQLIS; encoded by the coding sequence ATGAAGCGAGGCCGAGAAGATCAAGATGACCAAACTCTAGATTTGGTCAATTGTTTGATGCTACTATCCAAAATAGACCAACCCGATTCCTCCCCCACCAAAGCCGAAGATTTAAAACGGGGCCGAGTGTTTACATGCAAGACTTGTAATCGGGAATTCCCCTCGTTCCAGGCCCTCGGGGGCCACAGAGCGAGCCACAAGAAGCCGAAGCTGATGCCCGGCGGGGCAGTCGACCTCCTACAGCTGGCGCAATCTCCGGGGTCCCCCGCGAAGCCCAAGACGCACGAGTGCCACGTATGCGGGCTCGAGTTTGCGGTTGGACAGGCGCTCGGGGGACACATGAGGAGACATAGAGAAGAAATTCAAGGTAATGCGGTTCAAGCTCGGTCGTCGCCGGCCATGCCGGTTTTGAAGAAGTCGAATAGTAGTAAAAGGGTGTCGAGCTTCAACTTGGACttgaatttggatttgagATTGGGTCTGCCTGGTCATCATAGCCAATACGATTTGGCGACGAAGCTGCAGTTGATTTCTTGA